The following are encoded together in the Culex pipiens pallens isolate TS chromosome 1, TS_CPP_V2, whole genome shotgun sequence genome:
- the LOC120418340 gene encoding filamin-A isoform X8, with product MWSDEETEPVEASWEEYAQIYRSFEQFMTISEHDRKQTVRVFHIEQDVPAAEDSVLDFVPINMYAAIFIESHKADIKMPSGEMDKPVIDDNHDGTVSIRYDPKEEGIHELAVKYNGEHVQGSPFKFHVDSISSGYVTAYGPGLTHGVTGEPAIFTISTKGAGAGGLQMAVEGPSKADITYHDNKDGTVSVSYLPTAPGEYKITVRFGDKHIKGSPYFAKITGEGRKRNQISVGSCSEVTLPGVISDQDLRSLNASIQAPSGLEEPCFLKRMPSGNIGISFTPREVGEHTVSVKRLGKHIANSPFKVKVCEREVGDAKKVLVTGDALKEGKTHADNVFSVDTRNAGYGGLSLSIEGPSKAEIQCTDKDDGTLNISYKPTEPGYYIVNLKFADHHVNGSPFTVKVSGEGTNRQREKIQRQREAVPVTEVGSQCKLTFKMPGITSFDLSATVTSPGGVTEDAEIQEIEDGLYAVHFVPKELGVHTVSVKYKQIHIPGSPFQFTVGPLKDTGAHLVKAGGPGLEHGEQGVPCEFNVWTREAGGGTLAISVEGPSKADIEFKDRKDGSCDVSYLVSEPGDYRIGLKFNDRHIPDSPFKVYVSPAMGEAHKLEIAQFPSGPVQADKPAQFMVRKNGAKGDLDAKVVAPSNNEDDCFIQLIDQDQYSVRFYPRENGIHAIHVKFNGVHIPGSPYRIKVGKDDVDPAAVHASGKGLGDVKTGEKTDLIIDTCNAGAGTLAVTVDGPSKVAMDCTEVEEGYKVRYTPLLPGHYYMTIKYNQMHIVGSPFKINCTGEKLAEEGGQETSSVIVETVAKVSKGGNRAGVILPIFKSDASKIQSKGMGLKKAYMGKQNQFTLNAGDAGNNILFVGIYGPKGPCDEVFIKHTGRNQYQVNYLVRERGDYILLVKWGDDHIPGSPFKVEV from the exons CTGACATCAAGATGCCGAGCGGCGAGATGGACAAACCGGTGATCGACGACAACCACGACGGAACCGTGTCGATCCGGTACGACCCCAAGGAGGAGGGCATCCACGAGCTGGCGGTCAAGTACAACGGGGAGCACGTGCAGGGCTCGCCGTTCAAGTTCCACGTGGACTCCATCTCGAGCGGGTACGTGACGGCGTACGGGCCGGGTCTGACGCACGGCGTGACCGGCGAACCGGCCATCTTTACCATCTCGACGAAGGGGGCCGGCGCCGGTGGGCTGCAGATGGCCGTCGAGGGACCGAGCAAGGCGGAT ATTACCTACCACGACAACAAGGACGGAACGGTGTCGGTGTCCTACCTGCCAACCGCTCCCGGCGAGTACAAGATTACGGTTCGCTTCGGAGACAAGCACATCAAGGGTTCGCCGTACTTTGCCAAGATAACGGGCGAGGGCCGCAAGCGTAACCAAATTTCGGTGGGCTCGTGCTCCGAAGTGACCCTGCCGGGAGTGATCTCCGACCAGGACCTGCGGTCGTTGAATGCCTCGATCCAGGCGCCGTCTGGTCTGGAGGAACCGTGCTTCTTGAAGCGCATGCCCTCTGGTAACATCGGAATCTCGTTCACGCCGCGCGAAGTCGGTGAGCACACCGTCTCCGTGAAACGGCTCGGCAAGCACATTGCCAACTCACCGTTCAAGGTGAAGGTTTGTGAACGAGAAGTCGGTGACGCCAAGAAGGTCCTCGTGACCGGCGACGCGCTGAAGGAGGGCAAGACCCACGCCGATAATGTGTTCTCCGTGGATACCCGCAACGCCGGCTACGGTGGTCTGTCGCTGTCCATCGAAGGCCCCAGCAAGGCCGAGATCCAGTGTACGGACAAGGACGACGGCACGCTCAACATCTCGTACAAGCCAACCGAGCCGGGCTATTACATCGTCAATCTCAAGTTTGCCGATCACCACGTCAACGGATCGCCCTTCACCGTGAAGGTGTCCGGCGAGGGCACCAACCGGCAGCGCGAGAAGATCCAGCGCCAACGGGAGGCGGTCCCGGTCACCGAAGTCGGCAGCCAGTGCAAGTTGACCTTCAAGATGCCCGGAATCACCTCGTTCGATCTGTCCGCGACGGTCACCTCGCCGGGTGGAGTCACCGAGGACGCCGAAATCCAGGAGATCGAGGATGGCCTGTACGCGGTCCACTTTGTCCCGAAGGAACTCGGCGTGCACACCGTCTCCGTCAAGTACAAGCAGATCCATATTCCTG GATCTCCATTCCAGTTCACGGTCGGCCCGCTTAAGGACACCGGCGCCCATCTGGTCAAGGCCGGCGGTCCCGGGTTGGAGCACGGCGAGCAGGGCGTGCCGTGCGAGTTCAACGTGTGGACGCGCGAAGCCGGCGGCGGCACCCTGGCCATCTCGGTCGAGGGCCCCAGCAAGGCCGACATCGAGTTCAAGGACCGCAAGGACGGCTCGTGCGACGTGTCGTACCTGGTGTCGGAGCCAG GCGACTACCGCATCGGGCTCAAGTTCAACGACCGCCACATCCCGGACTCGCCGTTCAAGGTGTACGTGTCGCCGGCGATGGGCGAGGCGCACAAGCTGGAGATTGCGCAGTTCCCGTCCGGCCCGGTGCAGGCCGACAAGCCGGCCCAGTTTATGGTGCGGAAGAACGGCGCCAAGGGCGATCTGGACGCGAAG GTCGTGGCCCCGTCCAACAACGAGGACGATTGCTTCATCCAGCTGATCGACCAGGACCAGTACTCGGTGCGTTTCTACCCGCGCGAAAACGGCATCCACGCGATCCACGTCAAGTTTAACGGCGTGCACATCCCCGGATCGCCGTACCGCATCAAGGTGGGCAAGGATGACGTCGACCCGGCGGCCGTACACGCCTCTGGTAAGGGTCTGGGCGACGTCAAGACCGGCGAGAAGACGGACCTCATCATCGATACCTGCAACGCCGGCGCCGGAACGCTCGCGGTCACCGTCGATGGCCCCTCCAAGGTCGCCATGGACTGTACCGAGGTCGAGGAGGGCTACAAGGTGCGATACACGCCACTGCTGCCCGGACACTACTACATGACCATCAAGTACAACCAGATGCACATCGTCGGGTCGCCGTTCAAGATCAACTGCACAG GGGAGAAACTCGCGGAAGAGGGCGGTCAGGAAACGTCCTCCGTCATTGTCGAAACCGTCGCCAAGGTCTCCAAGGGTGGCAACCGAGCAGGAGTCATCCTGCCCATCTTCAAGTCCGACGCCAGCAAAATCCAATCCAAGGGCATGGGCCTGAAGAAGGCTTACATGGGCAAACAGAACCAGTTTACGTTAAACGCCGGAGACGCCG gaAACAATATCCTATTCGTTGGCATTTACGGACCAAAGGGACCCTGCGACgaggtgttcatcaagcatacCGGACGCAACCAGTACCAGGTCAACTATCTGGTGCGCGAACGTGGCGACTACATCCTGCTGGTAAAATGGGGCGACGACCACATCCCCGGTTCGCCCTTCAAGGTCGAAGTATAA